The genomic DNA AGTCCCCAGTCTCTATTATCCACAGAACAACATTTTTCTCCTGAGGAGTCGTGGACTTCTGAAAGGTTTGAAGGTAAGTTCCACAAGGGGACAGGATGGCAGCGAGAACATTAGGAACCTCGAAGGATCTAATTTCTTTGTAGCTGCTGCAATCGTATATGCTAATCACTGATTCAGACTTCATAACCATGAGCTTAGAGCCATCTTCGCTAAACCCCGCACTCTTGCAAGGAGCTCTTTCAAGCTTCACACTAGGTTGATCATTGGTAAATGGGGGTCCATTCCACAGAGAGAAGCCATCCGGTTCTCGAACTTAAAAAGACATGACCCGAACATAAGGAAAGAGTGGATTTACAGAAAAGGAAATGGAGAGACAGCGATTTAGTACCTAAAATTTCCAATGCCGGTGGAGTCACCACTGTCGTCATTTTCCCAGAAACTGCTAATATAACCAGCACTAGGTTACCCCAACAGCGGTCGGCTTCTGCGCATAATGGTTGAAAAACAAGTTATCATGAGATTCCATTGAATCTTGACTCATGGCTACTGAggtaaaatcaaattttgagaATCGAAAATCCGGCATTACCCATCAACTACCCCGGTGTTAAACCCTCATGATCGACAAATCCTTTATCCTACTATGCAACTGATGCTTGGCTTAAGTGAATGTTTTAACTAAGCTTCAACAAATTAGCAACCGCATGTAATTGATGAATGCAATCTTGCAGCCTTTAGGTGACTCTTTGGAACTGCCCGGAGATGCGAAAGCATGAACAGTCCAATTGGCCCCCGTGACAACGACAAAGGCGCAGAATTTCCATTCCTTGGCTCTGATCTCCGCGtatgagagagagacagagagggggggggagagagagagagagagaggtctTACGCAAGCTTCGGTTTCCGGTGTGGGAGCTCCGGCGGGAATCAACGCCCGGGGGATGGCGCTGAAGCGACGTCGATGAGGGAAATCAACTTGGCGGGTTCAGTTCTCTTCCAAGGCGCATTGCTGAAGTGAAGGGCTTGCAATCAGATGCAACAGAACAACCGTGCACTCGTTCAGTACAACCAATTAGAAACGGCAACGTGGGCCCAGGCCAAAAGACCTTTTGAAGTACAAGTAAGGGGGCTTCGTCCTCCCAAAAACCCTACATAAACCCCAAGCAGTGAAGAACGGTTCTCTTTTGCGGGAGAAATCAGTCGCCCCAAATTCCGTCGACCGGAGCTATCATTCGTCTGCCGGAGGGAGTCGCACGGGCGGGGTGAAGAGATGGACCATATCGCCGGAGCGGAAGAGCAGATCGTGTCGGACAGGCTCAGGAGGAAGCTCAGCGAAGTAAATGCGGCAGCCCAGGTCCATCTATCTGGGGTTCAGGACCATGTCAACTTCACCCTTCAGGTCAGCTCTTCCTCTGTTTCTGAGCTCATCTTTGAGTGATGAAATGTCAATTGCGTGAACTTCTTGATTTAGGAATGGCAGAGTGGGTGCTTGATGGAAAGGCGGTGTCGGAAGCAATTGGGTTTCTGAATTTCGCGGAGGGTTGTATCTCTTGCATTGGAAGCATAGCTGAAGCAAATGTATGAGCATAGTCAATGGTTCGGGATTCAGATTAATTTCCTTTAGGGATCAACTGTGGCGTGTTGTGTGTAATACTGGGTTCCGGCTCTTATATCGGCCGGCAAAATGTCAAATAGAAGTCGATTACAGCATTAGACCAGCATGTTCTATTCTATCGAACCTGTCTAACGTAGTGGACACGGTAATGTTTAGCTCCTAATTCTCCTCGTGGATTTTGTGAACCGGAGATGGCATGAAAGTGAGCTCATTTTTTCGTGATGAGAAAGATGCATATGTCATCTACCTTCGCTTGAGCTCCTGACGGGCTCTCACTTATAGTAGGCTGATTTTGTTTGTTAGAATCTCTTTATATGTATAGGTAGTGCTAACTGCATAACCAGTAAGTTTTTGCTTTTATTTGGATTATTTGGTTGATCCTCTTTATCGGGTGAGTGCAGCAAGCTTATTTTAAGTGCGCGTACGAGTGCTTtgacaggaggaggaggcagGATGAAATAAGTAGCTGCGTCGAGCACTGCAGTGTTCCTGTTGTCAGTGCTCAGCAACATGTTGAGAACGAGATGGCGAAATTTCAAGTGAGTTGCTCTCCCTAAGATAACATTTACAAACATTGCACGTTCTTGAGTTATCCAAAGTCTTCatcagcattcggctttgtttgtTGTTGCTTAGTTTTCTCTAATTTATTCGGCTGACTGTGAGGCATGATATTTATCCCGCTCAAAATTctatgaaaacaaaaataagatTGCAAAAGTTTCTGAATATCTGGAAAATgcttatgaaattttttgtttgttcGTTTCACCTCGGAATCTTGACCATCGTATTCAAGCTTCTTAATTCGCGAGCTCTTATAGTTTGTGGCAATTCATTGAAGGCTGCAATGTTAAAATTCCTGAACCAAGACATCCATGGGGCAGGATGGAATATAAGGATTCCTTTCAGTTAAAAAGATCAATAATCTAGTTATTCACAATGTAGTAATTACCATTTGCATGAGTTCCGTGAGCTGTTATTCAGTCTGTCCCTATTTTTGTGATAGGGTAAATGCTAATCCacgttttcttttattaacaCTTGCCTGATTTCCATGTTGTCGTATTTGTTATCTTGCTGAGAAGAAACATATTTTGCTGTATTTATGGGTTCCTTGATAGCTTATGACATTGTTCAAGACAAGCCTGCATGTGCATAAGCTGAGCTGTGTCTTTGACGTTATAATTTTGTGACACTAAAATTAGCTTTTCTCTGTTAAGCGCAGCAGAAGCATCACCAAGTAAAATTTACATTCAAACTACCTTGTTAAGTGAATCTATTCTCCGTCGCTGAGTGTAAAATTTTAGGTTGTACTTGGCTTGGTACTTCTGATAAGTTGTATGACCTTATGAGTTAAAATGCTTTTACTGTGATTCTACTTCAGGTCTGGTCTTTTTATGATTAATCTACAGTGAGACCTCTACTCTAAGCATGTAAAGGAACATTGCTTTAAGTCTGTGTCCTTGTGGTTGCAGGAAAGACTGAACAGGTCCTTAATGGTCTGCCAAGACAAATTTGAGGCAGCTAAGCTACAACAGATTAGGCCCAACGCCATGAAAGATTTAGAGTCATGTGTCGAGCAGTCGATTGATGATACCATCAAGACACTCCCACATCTTGTGAACAAACTCAAGTCCTCACTTGCCATTAGTGATTGAATTTGAG from Punica granatum isolate Tunisia-2019 chromosome 2, ASM765513v2, whole genome shotgun sequence includes the following:
- the LOC116194615 gene encoding protein FAM136A-like, translated to MDHIAGAEEQIVSDRLRRKLSEVNAAAQVHLSGVQDHVNFTLQQAYFKCAYECFDRRRRQDEISSCVEHCSVPVVSAQQHVENEMAKFQERLNRSLMVCQDKFEAAKLQQIRPNAMKDLESCVEQSIDDTIKTLPHLVNKLKSSLAISD